A genomic region of Nostoc sp. UHCC 0702 contains the following coding sequences:
- a CDS encoding ABC transporter ATP-binding protein, whose amino-acid sequence MIEVEHLSKTYGSTPAITDVTFNVEAGEILGFLGPNGAGKTTTMRILAGYLPATNGTARIAGFDVHENSLAVRQRIGYLPETPPLYPEMTVEGFLHFVARIKGLPAGDRNNKVTAAIERCNLQDKRRVIIRKLSKGYRQRVGIAQAIVHDPPAIILDEPTVGLDPRQIIEVRNLIKSLAGTHTIILSTHILPEVSMVCNRVAIINRGKVVATNTPENLMTQLTGGSGYELEIAGEVGLAKQVLQNVSGVSLVESMPIAAMSTNFPPQDNRAYLRVISQPGSEPGQDIATALVRSGFGLYEMRRVSATLEDVFLQLTTEEKNLESIEDSAAVNEGEAA is encoded by the coding sequence ATGATTGAAGTTGAGCATCTAAGTAAAACATACGGTTCTACCCCAGCGATTACTGATGTCACTTTTAACGTGGAAGCAGGGGAGATTTTGGGGTTTTTAGGCCCTAACGGTGCTGGTAAAACTACAACTATGCGAATTTTGGCTGGTTATTTACCGGCAACAAATGGCACAGCCAGGATTGCTGGCTTTGATGTTCATGAAAATTCGCTGGCTGTGCGACAGCGAATTGGCTATCTACCTGAAACACCGCCGTTATATCCTGAAATGACGGTGGAGGGATTTTTACATTTTGTGGCGCGGATTAAAGGCTTACCAGCAGGCGATCGCAACAATAAAGTAACGGCAGCGATCGAACGTTGCAATTTACAAGATAAGCGGCGTGTGATTATTCGCAAGCTTTCTAAAGGATATCGCCAAAGAGTTGGCATTGCCCAAGCGATCGTCCACGACCCACCAGCAATTATTCTGGATGAACCCACTGTTGGACTTGATCCTCGGCAAATTATTGAGGTGCGAAATTTAATTAAAAGTCTTGCAGGCACTCATACTATAATTCTGTCTACCCATATTTTGCCAGAAGTGAGTATGGTCTGTAATCGTGTAGCCATCATCAATCGTGGCAAAGTAGTAGCTACTAATACGCCAGAAAATTTGATGACACAGTTGACAGGTGGGTCTGGATATGAGTTAGAAATTGCTGGAGAAGTTGGTCTAGCGAAACAGGTATTGCAAAATGTATCGGGTGTGAGTCTGGTAGAATCAATGCCCATCGCCGCAATGTCAACTAATTTCCCTCCCCAAGACAACCGGGCTTATTTGCGGGTGATATCGCAACCGGGAAGTGAACCGGGACAAGATATTGCCACTGCATTGGTGCGTTCAGGATTTGGTTTATATGAAATGCGGCGTGTCAGCGCCACCCTAGAAGATGTGTTTTTGCAACTGACAACAGAAGAAAAGAATTTAGAGTCTATTGAAGACTCAGCAGCAGTCAACGAAGGAGAAGCCGCGTAA
- a CDS encoding ABC transporter permease subunit, whose amino-acid sequence MGIVLSNIIAIYRRELQSYFVSPLAYAIAGIFWFIAGLFLIMILLGPDGILPQVAAYDLQAQQFQVPLPPIDVPYEFVRAFLDRMGWLLLFILPILSMGLYAEERKRGTLELLATSPVTNWAVAVGKLLGVLTFFTTMVLPLLVFEAIAIGGSNPPFSPSIPLLGHLGLILLAAAILSLGMFISSLTDSTILSAVLTFALILLLLFVDLIAKSIGGPVGEALGHLSLLKHYNTFIQGIFDTSALILFLSYIFLGIFLTAQSIDALRFQRQ is encoded by the coding sequence ATGGGTATAGTACTGAGTAATATTATTGCCATTTATCGCCGAGAGTTACAGAGTTATTTTGTATCACCTTTAGCTTATGCGATCGCTGGCATATTTTGGTTTATTGCGGGATTATTCTTGATCATGATTTTGCTGGGGCCAGACGGCATTTTACCACAAGTCGCTGCCTATGATTTACAAGCACAACAATTTCAAGTGCCACTACCACCAATAGATGTACCCTACGAATTTGTCCGGGCATTTTTGGATCGTATGGGTTGGCTATTGTTGTTTATCCTGCCAATTCTCTCTATGGGACTGTATGCCGAAGAACGCAAGCGGGGCACCTTAGAACTTTTAGCCACGTCACCAGTAACCAACTGGGCAGTAGCCGTAGGAAAATTATTAGGGGTGCTGACATTTTTTACCACAATGGTTTTACCCTTACTAGTATTTGAAGCGATCGCGATCGGTGGATCAAATCCACCATTCTCACCCTCAATTCCTTTACTCGGTCATTTAGGATTAATCTTGCTAGCTGCGGCAATTTTATCTTTGGGAATGTTTATTTCCTCATTAACAGACAGCACAATTTTGTCAGCTGTCCTCACCTTTGCCCTAATTTTATTACTATTATTTGTTGATTTAATCGCCAAGAGTATTGGCGGGCCAGTAGGAGAAGCTTTAGGTCATTTGTCATTACTGAAACATTACAACACCTTCATCCAAGGCATTTTCGATACCAGCGCCTTGATTTTATTTCTCAGTTACATTTTTTTGGGCATCTTTCTCACAGCCCAGTCAATTGATGCTTTACGCTTTCAGCGGCAGTAG
- a CDS encoding Gldg family protein: MKKIKKKQPWKYLFWLGPFFATVGLTAGLVSGNWGLIPLVFLIIGIVISGAWVVWQSQQSHWWKQRSTQAGTNALVAILAVLVILGLINFLATRYHLRADLTETQLFTLAPQSKELVRGLQQPVKVWVFDVNQNSQDRELLENYQRQGRNFKFEYVDPQTRPGLADKYGVKEYGEVYLESGEKRQLVQKLNETERLSEVKLTNRLQQILNSTTALVYFLQGHGERPIAAGEGGMTQAVEGLSNKNYTASPLNLTNSQVPNDAAVVIVNGPKRGLFDSEVKALQNYLNRGGNVLLTIDPNTDPNLNSLLQEWGVRLDNRLIVDVSGGGVGLGPAAPIITDYGQHPITKDFANGISFYRLARPLEITQVPGVEATPLLRSKPYPNSWAESDLQSEKLEFNPDKDLKGPLTLGVALTRKLTAKSEATPSPTPQASPTLSPLPLPSIQGQATTSPTASPTNQASPTPTAAATTSPTASPTNQASPTPTAAATTSPTASPTNQASPTPTAAATTSPTASPTNQASPTPTAAATTSPTTEKSEKPATESRLVVIGNSDFATNGLFQQQLNGDVFLNSVTWLSQQDQQPLSISPKEVKNRRINLTTAQANVLILSSLLILPLIGLLAAAFIWWRRR; this comes from the coding sequence ATGAAAAAAATCAAAAAAAAGCAACCTTGGAAATATTTGTTTTGGCTGGGGCCGTTTTTCGCTACTGTCGGCTTAACAGCTGGATTAGTTTCGGGAAACTGGGGTTTAATTCCCTTGGTATTTCTAATTATTGGAATTGTGATCAGTGGGGCGTGGGTAGTATGGCAAAGCCAACAAAGTCACTGGTGGAAACAACGTTCTACTCAAGCTGGTACTAATGCCTTAGTTGCAATTCTGGCTGTATTGGTAATTTTAGGATTAATTAACTTTTTGGCTACTCGTTATCATCTACGGGCAGATTTAACGGAGACTCAGCTGTTTACCCTTGCCCCTCAATCAAAAGAATTAGTGCGTGGCTTGCAACAACCAGTCAAAGTCTGGGTATTTGATGTTAATCAAAATTCCCAAGACCGGGAATTACTAGAAAATTATCAGCGACAAGGTAGAAATTTTAAGTTTGAGTATGTTGACCCCCAAACTAGACCAGGACTAGCAGACAAGTATGGCGTTAAAGAATATGGCGAAGTTTACCTAGAATCAGGAGAAAAACGCCAATTAGTACAAAAGCTAAATGAAACTGAACGCCTGTCAGAAGTCAAGTTAACAAATCGCTTGCAACAAATCCTTAATTCAACCACCGCTTTAGTTTACTTTCTCCAAGGTCATGGCGAACGCCCAATTGCAGCAGGCGAGGGTGGAATGACACAAGCTGTTGAAGGATTAAGCAATAAAAATTACACTGCATCACCCTTGAATTTAACAAATTCCCAAGTTCCTAACGATGCTGCTGTGGTGATAGTGAACGGCCCTAAACGAGGATTATTTGATAGCGAGGTGAAAGCCTTGCAAAACTATTTAAATCGTGGCGGTAATGTGCTGCTAACGATTGATCCGAATACCGACCCCAACTTGAATAGTTTATTACAAGAGTGGGGTGTACGTTTAGATAATCGTTTAATCGTGGATGTCTCTGGGGGTGGCGTAGGACTTGGCCCTGCTGCGCCCATAATCACAGACTATGGACAACACCCCATTACTAAAGATTTTGCTAATGGCATTTCTTTTTATCGGTTAGCAAGACCTTTAGAAATTACTCAAGTACCTGGTGTCGAAGCTACTCCCCTACTGCGAAGCAAACCCTATCCCAATAGCTGGGCTGAAAGTGACCTGCAAAGCGAAAAATTAGAATTTAATCCAGACAAAGACCTCAAGGGGCCTCTAACTTTGGGCGTTGCTTTGACAAGAAAACTAACAGCTAAATCTGAAGCTACACCTAGTCCAACTCCCCAAGCTTCCCCTACTCTGTCACCACTACCATTGCCAAGCATCCAAGGACAGGCTACCACTTCGCCCACAGCATCACCGACAAATCAAGCTAGTCCAACTCCCACTGCTGCGGCTACCACTTCGCCCACAGCATCACCGACAAATCAAGCTAGTCCGACTCCCACTGCTGCGGCTACCACTTCGCCCACAGCATCACCGACAAATCAAGCTAGTCCGACTCCCACTGCTGCGGCTACCACTTCGCCCACAGCATCACCGACAAATCAAGCTAGTCCGACTCCCACTGCTGCGGCTACTACTTCGCCAACCACAGAAAAATCGGAAAAACCTGCTACTGAGTCACGGTTGGTGGTTATTGGAAATTCAGATTTTGCCACTAATGGCTTGTTTCAACAGCAGCTAAACGGGGATGTATTTCTCAATTCAGTTACCTGGCTGAGTCAACAAGATCAACAACCCCTGTCCATTAGTCCCAAAGAAGTGAAAAATCGTCGGATTAACCTCACAACAGCACAAGCCAATGTTTTAATATTGTCGTCTCTGTTGATTTTACCTTTAATCGGATTACTAGCGGCAGCTTTTATCTGGTGGCGAAGACGGTAA